One window of Alteromonas sp. LMIT006 genomic DNA carries:
- the rpmJ gene encoding 50S ribosomal protein L36 → MKVRASVKKICRNCKIIKRNGVVRVICIEPKHKQRQG, encoded by the coding sequence ATGAAAGTTCGTGCATCCGTAAAAAAGATTTGCCGTAATTGCAAAATCATTAAGCGCAACGGTGTTGTTCGAGTGATTTGCATCGAGCCTAAGCATAAGCAAAGGCAAGGTTAA